From the genome of Salmonella enterica subsp. houtenae serovar Houten:
CTGACCGCTGCTCCAGGCAGGGTAGCTGGTGGTCTTATCTTCGTCATCCGCAGCGGCGGCCTTCGCTTTCACATTCAGCGTATAAACCGCGGTGCTGGAGAGCGTACCGTCGCTAACGGTCAGATTCACCACATACTGGGTGTCCTGAGTGACATCAGGCGCGTTGAAAATCACAACGGCTTTATCCTGGCCGCTCAGCGTCTTGCCATCCTGCGACATCCAGGTATAGGTGAGCTTGTCGCCATTCGCGTCGGTCGATCCTTCCGCGCTGAGTGAAACCGGGCTACCGGCTTCCACCGCCCCGACCGGTCCGGCAATACGCGCGACTGGTGCCACGTTGTCATCCGTAGCTGGCGCCGGGGCTGGCGTGGCATCCGGTTCAGCGGTCCCGTTATCATCGACGACATTAACGTTGAAATAATGCTGTACGCATTTCGTGTAGTCGCCCTCTTTAAAGGCGGTATACGGCGTCTGATATCCAACTAACTGGCAGGAATAGGTTTTACCGTCCGCGGTATCGGCGCTCCAGCCCCAGTCCTCCTCCCAATAGATCGGTAACGCGCCAGCGCCGCCTTCATCGAACTGCTTCATGTTTTTACAGCCCAGCACTTCGTCAGCCGGTACCGGCACTTTCAGGTAGTTGGCAAACTCTTTGTAGTAGGCGATACGGTTAAGCGACTGTGCATTCTCATCTGCGCCGCCGCACTCCACGCCGCCATTGATGATCTGAATGGTAACGCCGAAACCTGATACCAGGCCGTTTGCTTTATCGCGATCGTTTGGCTGCCAGGTGCCGTCAATCACATGCAGCATAGACGGCTTCGGCGGCTGCGGATAAACAAAGAAGAAAACGGCGCTCGCCAGGTTCATCCAGGTATCCGCTACCAGTTCGGGTTTATCCAGCAGAGGACGAACGTCGCCATACATCGCGTCAGAGAAAGGCCCATAGTTGTAGTTATAAGAAAGCTGTTTTGCCCCGCGACCAAAATAGCTGAGGAAATCGCCGTCCTTATCTTTACCGCACGGCCAGGTCTGGCCCTGCCATACACCCGGGTTACATTCGCCGTTGTAGCCGCCTTTCTGCCCTTCTGTCCAGCCGACTTCGCGCAGATAGACCAGCGCCTGACGCCATTCCGGGATATCACGCCAGCTTTCGTGACCGCCCGTCTCTTGGGCAAAATGCGCAAACATAGTGGCCAGGGTTTTACGGCAGATAGCGTCGCTATCGCGTCCATCGGTGTAGGTACCACAAACTGCCGGGAATTTACCTATCGCTTTCAGGAAGTTAGAATAGGTGTATTCCGTCGCGCGCATCGGGAACAGATAATCCCAATCGGCCTCTGTCAGAATACTTTCAACGCGTTTTACGTTTGCCGGGTTAGCGGCGCGCCCCGGTTCGATTTGTTCGACCGCGCTGTTATCCAACGTCTGGATAGAGGATTTCACTGCCTCCATTAACGGAAAATCCGTCAGCGCTTTCTCTTTCGCCGCCAGATCGCTGGCGTTAATGGTCATTGGCTCACTACTGC
Proteins encoded in this window:
- the chiA_1 gene encoding secreted chitinase, which gives rise to MGLQKTLALSAVAAGIMLSLSGAQAAPLLSSSEPMTINASDLAAKEKALTDFPLMEAVKSSIQTLDNSAVEQIEPGRAANPANVKRVESILTEADWDYLFPMRATEYTYSNFLKAIGKFPAVCGTYTDGRDSDAICRKTLATMFAHFAQETGGHESWRDIPEWRQALVYLREVGWTEGQKGGYNGECNPGVWQGQTWPCGKDKDGDFLSYFGRGAKQLSYNYNYGPFSDAMYGDVRPLLDKPELVADTWMNLASAVFFFVYPQPPKPSMLHVIDGTWQPNDRDKANGLVSGFGVTIQIINGGVECGGADENAQSLNRIAYYKEFANYLKVPVPADEVLGCKNMKQFDEGGAGALPIYWEEDWGWSADTADGKTYSCQLVGYQTPYTAFKEGDYTKCVQHYFNVNVVDDNGTAEPDATPAPAPATDDNVAPVARIAGPVGAVEAGSPVSLSAEGSTDANGDKLTYTWMSQDGKTLSGQDKAVVIFNAPDVTQDTQYVVNLTVSDGTLSSTAVYTLNVKAKAAAADDEDKTTSYPAWSSGQKWNPGDIVNSHGALYQCKPFPAGSWCNVAPAYYEPGVGVAWADAWSAL